Within Populus trichocarpa isolate Nisqually-1 chromosome 6, P.trichocarpa_v4.1, whole genome shotgun sequence, the genomic segment GTTAATCCAGTTTGCATACAAAACATTAGGCATAGAAAGAGAGGAATATCTGGATTTTACCAGCTTCCTTCGCCAGGTCTCCCTTGAATGCAGTATACACTGTGCCGTTGAATTTATCAGTGTAGGAGAACAACTCTTCAGCAAACTCTTTCTTAGCAGGATCCTGCAGAACTTTTCTTTGTTAACTTTGTCTGTCTAAGTTGTAAGAGAGTTTTCATCAAGAGTGCAACAGAATTATCTGCATCTTACCTTGGGGAGAAGAGAAGGTCCTTCAAAGTTGCTctctaaatatttaatcaaatcaagacTTTCCCCGGTAATTTTGCCATTGTGTTCCAATGATGGTACCTATAAACAAAAAGGGTTTTGTAATCCAAcaagaaatgataaataatgCATAGGTTAAACAAATGACCATATGCACTTGATGTAACTAGGTATCATATTAGTACTAACACCAGTTATCCAAAATCTTCACGTATCCAAAAATGACAACAAAGTTGCAGGAGTTTTCGGTGGAAAATTCATGTAAGATACGAAGAGCAATAACTCAGTAAGCAATTTTATCAGGCTAAACTCAGTAATTCATCAGCTTTATGTCCACACCATTTCAATTCCTGACCTATATATGTGTAGATTAGTATTGCCACCATTATAAACAACTTGACGAAAGCCATATGGCAACAAAGCAGAATCGACAATGACTCAAAAACAAAGCTATTACAACTCATAACACCCCAATGATCACTCTACTTGGTGGGTTTTGAAAAAGATGCATGCTAGACTGATactacaaaataaaaggaagagtAAACAATTGTGTACTAATTCTTGATCAATAGGGTATGAGTGACAGGTGATGATAAAAAGAAGCACTAATGGAGCAGTAAGAATAAGAATACTGACCTTATTTGGAGGGTAAACTTTCTCTGGATACCAAGCAGGCCTGTTTTGAAGGATTAGAGGAACTAGCTTAATCTCATCTTGTAATCCCTGAATCCATCGaaaaattaaaggttaaaaaaaaaaaaaagcatccttGATATAACTGAAGATGATGATGGTAAAATGCAAAAGCAACCTTGAAATTCCTGGTGATCCAAACTCGCTGGGCAAATGGACACGTGTAGCATGTATACAATCTTAAAAACACAACACAACAGCTAATTTTAGAAACAAGATTCTTACGATGTACTATCAATCAAACACAacgcaaaagaaagaaagaaagaaagaaaaaaaacttggtagTTCCATCAAAGAGTGGAGGTTGCTCTGCAGTAGCATCCAATGGTGGGGCCAATTTCTCTGGTACGCTCTTATCCAAACTTCCCatttggaaaacaaaaggaaaattagAGAACTCACTAAAACAGCAAGCAGCAAGTTGAAGAATATAGAGAAAAGCAGGAGGAGATTCTTACGCAGAAGCAGTCGCCATGGAATGGGATTAGTGCAAGTGGTTTCAGGCTCGTTTGTTTGGTTGTTGAGTAATATGCGTGATCTGGAGAGTAATGATTTGAGGCTTGAGAGGCTTTTTATAGGTGCAAAAGAGCAGCGATTTGGGACTAAATTGCGTCCAAATGCATAGCGGGCTGGGCGAGTCTATTATGCATTGCAGTcaaaagtttggatttttaaatactttagGAATGGGTTTATTTTGGAGGTAATTTCTATTGTTgggatttgaaaaataaaaaaatttaaaaaacgtATGGTAAGTCATCGTTAGTTATATTTAGatatgtgtttggtaaaaattatagttaaagtttatgtatagtaaaaaatatatataaaatgtttgttatttttataaaactcagttaaaaaaacatgtaaaaactgctGTATAAAAACTgcgtttcaaactcaattttttagtaggtcttgcaatataaaatacagTTTGATTTATTACCAAACATCTTGCTATGTTTATTTCACCACAAATGTAAAAgttaatggaaaataaatgtaTTGCTTGAAaacatgataagaaaaaaattaattaatttttaaattttttttaattgttttaatatgataatagaaaaagattttaaaaataaaaaatattattttaatatacttttaaataaaaaaatacttaaaaaaaaacaaaataccaaaaagcTAGATTAAAAGTGATGTTTGCAATGACGTAATTACATTTAACTCTTCCAGGATCTTTGTTGGGTGCAATTTTGGAGCCCAGGTTCGGACGAAGGGTTACTTTGATTAAATTTTTCACAGCACATTATTGATTATTGTAGGTTTttgagattatttaaaaaagaattccgTTTTATTTAACGAAAAGACTAATCCACGGATATAGTATAAGaggacaaaaaaaccaaaaggttGGAGGGAGATTCGTTCATTTCCTtcactttttaaatttacacCTTGAAACAACActcaagaaaatttattaaattccttTAATTACCCTAGACAGCAATTTTAAAATAGTTCGAAgatgaatttaatttcatttgatgttaaaaaaatagatttagaaataaataaataaaaataaaattgaaaaagatacaTGTAAACAAttccataaaataaattaacgtATGCTATAATAGCTTGACTTTTCACTGTagcaataaacaataaaaagctAAGTTTAATCCTtgggattttttaatttttattttttttcttcaatttcatcattcaagtCCAACAATGGATTTACTATGTatgaagttttataatttatttcaatttgtattttatagagttatcctAAACTTATGATCCGGAATGCAAGTTTTCAAGTTAGCCATGTTGACTCgagtaattttttatctattttttaattttttttaattttatttttcagcattTGGCTGATTGAAAATcatactttataatttttcttttttctttcaaataaaataagaaataaaaacctATTGGACTAAGCGTGAGGAAATGCTAGACATTTGGTAATTTTTCCTCTAAATAGAATAAAAGATCCCATTGAAGCGGCTAATCCCATGCATATTGTTTGTATATTTGGTCACACAAATTGCATATTATCATAAATAGCTATTATGTATATTatcatgttagagaataatataaatcatatcttagaacTTCACCTAATAGtgtaagctattgggttgagataattctttaatatggtatcagagccttaatgaccaagcggtcatgagttcgaatctcaccatccttatttatttgataaaaattaagcacaaggtaatgtggacatgtgtaagtttcaagtctaaagggctttcacttgaggagatgtgttagagaataatataaatcatatcttaggacTTCACCtaagcttaagctattgagttgagatggttctttaacatacTCATCAGCTAAGAGAgtttataaacaaatacaagTTTTTGGTTTCACTTTCTCTACAAAGATATACTATAAGATCGATGAGTTGATTTAAGATCTCTCTATCAATATCTTGACCTAGAAAAAGTAATATTTCTCGATAAAGTCGGTTGATTATGATCAAATTATATCCTTTAAGAATTGTACATACATCTTTTTATGCAAATGGTTcatcaaaaatcacaaaaaaaagagagaatcaaTATGTAGATCTCATTTAACGAATAACGAATGgttttttcctctatttttcaagaaagatGGTTTTTTTGCCCGTTtacctataaattaaaaaagctcATTAAACTTATCAAACTAACTTCtcatttatatattcttttatcatGATCCAATTCAAATCATGATAACATTCTCTTGTTCCTGAGTAggcttttttttaactcttttaggttttttgctCTACTCCGAGTAAAGATCTGCTTAATTTTGATTTGTACATATAAGGAAAATGCCCTAATACCGTGTCTTTTTGCTAtaacttccttttttttcaattcatttcacGCATTCAGTAAaatatttgatgtatttatcaaattatttgattgattatgaTTAGTAGTTGAAATTactcatatttataatttataaatagaaTATGATACAAATAGTAATCATGGATATAATATTAATTGGGTTTTTCTAAGCGGAGTCTggatactttatttttttttgtccaaacaAGCTAACCATAAATTATTCTAgttgataatattaatatgaatacCTCCAAAGCATATATCTAATTGCACTTTATTGCCACTTCACGCTataatttttagatgatttaCTTAATCTTTCTTTGGTGAAACAAATGATGTCTTAATCGGGGTAGAGAACGGGTAAATCTCATAAAAACCTAATGTCTTTGACAAGTTGTACTATATGTCAATCTAATTTGAATTATCCTCCTCGAGATTTTGAAAATGGACTTTTAGAACACCAATTgacattaaatgaaataaaaaataattaaagtactCTAGTTCACTTTGGTGTGAAAGCATAACAATGAATTTATTgtcttaataatattatatgaatttattctcttaataatattatattggaTAAtggcttttgttttgtttttttcatgttttattttatttgttatttgtaCATATTCAATAAgttcataacataaaaaaaaaagacaatgaataaaGCAAGATTCTTATTAATAGGCtctttgaatgatgaaatcttTCAAAGAAGAAGGTGTTTTTTTGAATAAGTCAATTCATTTAGGACCCTGTAGATCCACTCTTTTCGAATTCAAAGATCAACTccttatttatatgttttcatatcaagaatgCTTCGCAGATGAAGAGATGTTAAAGAGGATTCTTACTTTCCAAACAGATCATCctacatttatatataaatattagtttaTCAAGGATATACAAGACAAGCACTTCAAATTATTGATTCATCATCAGAGATGGCTTAGAACCAAGAGTTCATTATctaatgaatttttatgttCTAATACTCTAACCAAGAGTTATtagtatttatcaattttgttcATATCTAACAGAAGGCTATTAGATTAAATGACAAAGGCATTGTTGAGAAAAGATGGCTTTTTCggatgaaatgaaaattggATTCATATAATAGGAGAAAGGTTTCTCATTCCTTACCCTGAAAGATATGTGGCTATGAAATAGGGATTAAGTGGAACATAATTGACTGGGTGGTACAGTTAGACATctaatttctttgatttgagTTATCTAGAAAATGCCTTATCTATATTTTATCAAGAAAATGGACAATCAAACATATTTCTTAATTCAATAGAAGCCAAAATAGGTGAATATAATAGGTAATGAGGTCTCAAATAAAGaggtatatattaaaaaagatctaATTACGTCTATTCCTAATCTTAAATGGAATGTAGTGACGGTGGGATCCATACGTAAATATAGTCTTTATTTAAATACACTCAAATgactttttcttataataagaATGTATATAAGCCTATTATGGTCTGGTTCAGTATGAAATGAACTTATAATCATGAAATTAACTTGATTATAGATTATAGATTATAGATTATAAGTTCATAACCCTAGCCCATTCTTATTTTGGATAAAAGAAATCTACTAATTCTTTTATTCTAATTAGTAAGAAAGATCTTGAACTAAGAAGTAgattctagaaaataaaaaagagtattTTGAGCAATCTCAATAATCAGTGTAGTAGAAACTATCACACATACAATCATActcaatttgatgaaattgtttGATCTTAAAGGGGATCCTCTATAGTAGATAGAAAAAATGATCGTAAAGAGTTCTattgaaacaaagaaatataGGCTTACTTGTCATCCACACCAGAATAAATggagttttttgaaaaaacctacTAGTGGAGGAAAACCTTCtatggataaaaaatatagggataaaaaaaaaacaaaaaaatgatctttCATTTATAATCCTACATAATCTTGAATGTTATCAGTTCTGGTGCACAGACCAAATAATATAATGCAAGAAAAAGTTCTTAGATTCATGGATATATAGAAGAATATATAAGTTATCATCCTTGCATATCCACCATTTGAGTCTCTAATAATTACATATCCAATTTAACATATGGATAAATATGCAAGCATATGTTTCATGCTTGTTTAAGTAATAACAATAAGAATCTCCACTATAATGCTCAAAATAGCTAGGATTTCCAGAAAAAGATGCCATTTGTTTTACAAGATATAAAAAGGAatatcaagaattcaagttGATGAAGCTCAAGCAATTATTTTCTaagtaacaaaaagaaaagcaatgaTTGGAATGGGAGAGTCAGAGTCTTTATCGGGGAATGGCTATACTGTAAGCATTCCATTAGTTATGCATCAACTTTCCAATAAAATACttgtatgcataaaaaaaaaaaactcaagtttagtgaggaaaatgcattaaaaaggGACAAGTTTTGGCGAGCGGTGCTGTTACAATTGATGGTGAACTCGTCTTAGGAAAAAGCATATTGGTAGCTTATTTGCCATAGGAAGGCTACAATCTTAAAGATGCAGTACTCATTAGAGAACGTTCGGTATATGAAGATGTTTATACTTTTTTTCACATACAAATATATGAAATCCAAACTCATGTGACAACTTAAGGCCCTAAAAGGGTTATTAACGAAATACTGCATCTAGAAGCTTATTTACTCTGAAAGTTAGATAAAAATAGAATCGTGATGTTAGGATCTTGGGTAAAGACATGCAATATTTTAATAGGTAAATTAACACCTCAATTGGAGAAAGAATCATCGTATATCCCTGAATATAGATTATTACGAGCCATACTTGGCACTCAAGTATCTACTTTAAAGGAAACTAGTTTAAAACTACCTATAGGCGGTAGGGGTCAAGTTATTAATGTGAGATggattcagaaaaaaaaaggtgaagttTCCAGTTATAATCTAGAAACaatttgcatatatatattttacaaaaacatgaaatcaaagTAGGGGATAAAATCATTGGAAGACAAGGAAATAAATGCatcatttctaaaattttacTTAGACAAGATGTGTCTTATTTGTAAGATAAAGAACTTTTTGATATGATCTTCAACCCATTAGGAGTACCTTCATGAATTAATGTAGTCGACCTAATCTTAAGCCTTAACTCACCCTCAATGGATGAACCTTGCAAATGAACCCTTAGGTTTTCAGGGCATTAGAATCTCATCGATGTTTGTGTTACTCAAGCCGATATTCTTGCTTCCATTTCATCCACCCTTGCTCGCGCAGAAGCTTCCTTTTAAGAGGAACGCTCCCCTATCCATGAATTTTTACATCTAATAACTTCAACAAATCGTTTAGCCTTGTTCATCTTTAGCGTAAGAGCGCTCGATCAGTAAGCTATTACGCACTTTTTCAAAGGTGGTTGCTTTTAGGCAATCCTCCTAGCTATCTCTGcatccttctctctcttttttttgtatcacTAAGTGGTAATTTAGGGGCCTTAGCTAGTGATCTGGGTTATTTCTCTCTTGACAATGAAGCTTAGCCCCCGTTATCTCATTAGTCGACCTTGGCCCCTGTTATTTTGCAAATTAACACGAGATGattcgggttatttttttgtccttttttatatttgattttttttaatttaatccttcaaaattgggttgattaggaattgagattgataattttttttatttattttctataaggttatcacagTCTTATGAGAGTCACGGGTTAGGttggttaattatttttcttttttttatttgaattcttttgaattgcatccttcaatattaggttgattatgaattaaacttcataatttgttttggtttgcattctatgaggttatctctatagttttgaaacccgacccgcttatatatatatatatgaccgAAACAACGTTGTTGTGGCCTTTTACAgttaaaaggccaaaacgagAAGAATTATCAATTGAACTAGCACTGcaactaattaatttcaaacctTATTAAAGAAATCCTCAAACCCATTTCAGTCGTGAAGAAGAGCAGAGGAGCAGAAGACTCTTGAATCCTTGATCGCTGTTTCAAATATGCGAATAAGGTTAGATGAGCTGTTGTTACTTA encodes:
- the LOC18100253 gene encoding glutathione S-transferase L3, whose amino-acid sequence is MATASALDKSVPEKLAPPLDATAEQPPLFDGTTKLYTCYTCPFAQRVWITRNFKGLQDEIKLVPLILQNRPAWYPEKVYPPNKVPSLEHNGKITGESLDLIKYLESNFEGPSLLPKDPAKKEFAEELFSYTDKFNGTVYTAFKGDLAKEAGPAFDYLENALHKFDDGPFFLGKEFSLVDIAYIPFVERLNIFLLEVFKYDIAAGRQKLAAWIEEVNKIEAYKQTKTDPKELVEFYKKRFLA